A window of Hydrogenophilus thermoluteolus genomic DNA:
GGTGACTTCGACTTCACGATCACACCGTCGGGCTGGTAGGCCAACACCGCAAGCGCCTGCCGTTCGCAGCTCGCTTCGATTGCCTCGGTGACGTCCGTGCCACTCACGGTGCCCCGAACCCGCACTTTCCCATCGACCGAAACCAGACGGATCGTCTCGCGCGGGGTTCCCAAAACGGGTGCTTCGGGACAGAAAGGAGAAAAATCGGCGTAATGACGCAAACGCTGAACAAAATCGTCCTGCGCGTGGCCACCGTTGTACCGCACTGGCTGACCGAGTAGGCAACCACTGGCGGCAAGACGCAGCCGAGGAAAGTCGGGCTTATCTCCTTTTTGTCGCGCGCGTTTGGACGCTTCGCTCGGAACCGTCATCTCCACCTCGCAACTCATTCGCGCCGCCGTTGCCACGGGCGGCGCCAACTCGCCCCCTTCTCGTCATGCCAACGCGCGAAATGGGCAAGCGCATCGGCAACGCGCGCAGGCAAACTTTGGGGACCACGAATCGGGCGACCAGTAAGTACCGCCGCGGCTTCATCGACCGAGCGCACCGGCCAAAGGTGAAAGCGGCCTGCACGCACCGCAGCGATTACCGCATCATCCAGCATCAAATGGCGGCAGTTCGCGGCAGGTAGGATCACACCGTGGCTGCCGTCGAGCCCAGCCGCTGCACAGACCGCATACCACCCTTCGATTTTTTCGTTGATCGCGCCAACGGCCTGCACCTCACCGAACTGGTTGATCGACCCGGTCACTGCGATCGATTGCTCAAGCGGCACCCCCGCAATCGCCGAGAGGAGCGCAAGCGCTTCAGCCAACGACGCCGAGTCCCCTTCGACAAAGCCGTAGGACTGCTCCATCACCAGGGTTGCGGAGAGCGCAAGGGGTCGCCTGCGCCCAAAGCGGCCACTCAAGAACGCAGAAAGAATCATAACCCCTTTGCTGTGAATCGACCCACCGAGTTCGCTTTCGCGCTCGATGTCGAGCACTTCGCCTTCACCCCCCATCCGCACCGACGCAGTGATTCGGATGGGGTGCCCATACGCCTCTTCGCCGCTTTCGAAGACGACCAAGCCATTGACCTGCCCGACACGGTTTCCCCGCGTGGTGATGAGGTGGGTCCCGTCAGCGATTGCCGCAATCGTTTCGCGCCACGCGGAACCGGTTCGCGCAAAACGCGCACGGACCGCCGCCTCGACATCCTGCCGCGCCACCACTTTCCGCCCTTGCGCCTGCGCCCATGCCGCAGCTTCGCGCAGCAACCCGGCGAAGCGCCCTACGGTCAATGCCAGCCGCTGCTGATCTTCCGCGGCACGCGCCGCCGCTTCGAGCGCGCGCGCGATCGCGTCGTCGCTCACCTCCGGCCCGTCGTCCCCGTCATCTGCAAGGAGTTGCCGCAACACCGCTGCGTACCGTGCTTCGTTTTCTGGGGTTCGCGGGACGGTGTGCTCCAGTTCGACCACCCAAGGAAAGAGGGTGGTAAAAGTCTCGTCGAGGTCGCGCAACGCCTCATAAATTTCTGGGGTAACGATGAGGATGACTTGTCCGGCAAAAGGGATGGGATCGGGGCGCACGAGCGGCAGCGCCCCCCAGCGGGTTTGGGCGGGGGGAGGGGCGACCTCTACCCGCTGCGTCGCCAGAGTCCGTTTGAGTGCTTGCCAGGCGTCGCTGTCGGCGAGCAACGCCGTTGCGTCGACGAGCAGAAACCCATCGGCAGCCTGGGCCAAATGCCCGGCCCGGATATGGCGATGGTCGGAGATCCGTTCATCTTCGACCACTTCGCTTTCCACCCATCCGACGAGCGTTGCATGGGAAATGTTCTCCCCCAAACAGACTGGGGCATGCGCCTGAGCCTCATGGACAACGGATGGGTTGACGAGATAGTGCGCCAGAACCGCTTCGTCGATCAGGACCTCGGTACCGTCGCGCGCCAACCAGGGCCGCGGCCCCCTAACGAGTTCCGCTTCGAATGCATCGAGGTAAGCGAGCACCTCGGAAAAATCGGCGAACGCTTCGCGAAGTGGGTGCAAAAGATGACGCGCCACAGGCGCTAAGGCGTCCCGCTCAGCCGCGTCGATCGCATCAGCCAGCGCCTCGTCCCATTCCGGGAAACGGGCCAACACCGCAGCCAACCGGTCGCGCCAGCGCGCTACTCGCTCTTCCCAACGCTTTCGTTCCGTTTCGGGCAATGCGGCATAGGCCTCCGGGGTAAAGGGTTCGCCGTGCTCATCGGTGGGA
This region includes:
- a CDS encoding AAA family ATPase, whose translation is MTQIATLDPQSLYRRTQLDTQPVPDSTHRPPFVGQDAALETLALALADARRGHVVLMAPPGYGRHAIARWTAEQAARKRLSPHDLLYVPRFDDPLRPQLLRLPAGKGRELAAAVERLVQRLPELVRGALTADPHRTRIEALLKRHQERQQQALAEIRDGCAGDRLKLLQTDDGWALVPTDEHGEPFTPEAYAALPETERKRWEERVARWRDRLAAVLARFPEWDEALADAIDAAERDALAPVARHLLHPLREAFADFSEVLAYLDAFEAELVRGPRPWLARDGTEVLIDEAVLAHYLVNPSVVHEAQAHAPVCLGENISHATLVGWVESEVVEDERISDHRHIRAGHLAQAADGFLLVDATALLADSDAWQALKRTLATQRVEVAPPPAQTRWGALPLVRPDPIPFAGQVILIVTPEIYEALRDLDETFTTLFPWVVELEHTVPRTPENEARYAAVLRQLLADDGDDGPEVSDDAIARALEAAARAAEDQQRLALTVGRFAGLLREAAAWAQAQGRKVVARQDVEAAVRARFARTGSAWRETIAAIADGTHLITTRGNRVGQVNGLVVFESGEEAYGHPIRITASVRMGGEGEVLDIERESELGGSIHSKGVMILSAFLSGRFGRRRPLALSATLVMEQSYGFVEGDSASLAEALALLSAIAGVPLEQSIAVTGSINQFGEVQAVGAINEKIEGWYAVCAAAGLDGSHGVILPAANCRHLMLDDAVIAAVRAGRFHLWPVRSVDEAAAVLTGRPIRGPQSLPARVADALAHFARWHDEKGASWRRPWQRRRE